Within Bremerella sp. JC817, the genomic segment CAGGATCGTAATACTGAAAATCGTAACGCCGACCGGGAGCTGCGGTGTCGATAGAAACGGTCCCATCTGCGCGAATATGAATCGCTGGCTGAGTCGTCTCTGTGACTTTGTATCCTGGAAATGTTAAGCTGATAATCTCAAATGTCGCCGATGGATTATCCCTCTCAAGCTTCATTTTTGCGGCCATTGCCCTGCCAAATGTCGGATATCCATATTTGCCTTGAAGTGGGTATCTCAGCACTTCTTGTTGAGTGCGATTAATACCAAGTCCAGTGACGCCAAAGCATCCAAGTTCAGTCTGTGTCTTCCACGCGTTATTCGCTGGAGCCAAAAACACGGAAGTTGACGATGAGCTCGGATAACCATCCTTAGCAATTAAAGGAAACACATCCCGGTGCGCTTCAGCCCAGCTAAAGGTGGATTCTTTTCCAAGGGCTTTTACCAACTGCCACCCGGGCTTCTTTAAAGATACAAACTCGGCATCTGAGTATCCATTAAAGAGTGGTGGCTTATTTATGAAATCGATTCTTTCGAAGGACATGCCCAGGTCATTAAATGTTACTCGTTTTATTTTAAGGATCTTCAATCCACTCGGATCCGAATGGGCCAGGGGATTAGCAAAAACATAGCGACTCAGGTTTACGTCACCCGCCCCAAACCCAATCGGGTCTTCGCTAATCCACTTGCCAACTGCGGCGTCGTAGTACCTTGCCCGATTGTACTGCAAATCATTCTCTTCATCTCGTTCCCGCCCAGTAAACGCGAACAAGAAGTCAACGGCTGAACTCGTCTCAGAGACAATATTCCCGAACGAATTATACGCCAAATGATTCTGAACCGTGGTTGTATCGGTTCCAGCATTGTAATCGACAAGGTCACGAACCGTTCCTAAATGGTCCGTCAATGCCCACAGAACATCCCCAGCGGAGGAGGTACTGGTTACCTCTTCGCTGGCTAGGATCTGATCAACGTTCGGGCCGTACATGAATCAGTCGGTCAGGTCGTCGTTTTCGTCGAATGCGAGCAAAATGTGGTCACCGGCGTTACCCATTTCTTCTCGTAGACCGTCGTAAATGTAGGTTTCCTCGGTGGCGGTTCCGCTACCAGCTCCGTCGGAATCGATTGTTTTGACGATGCGGCGATTGAAGACATCGTAGGTGTACTCGACTTCATGGGTGACCGTACCGCCGCTGGTATTCGTGGTGATTCCAACCAGGCGGTTACGGTAGTCCCAGGTATACTCGATCACTTCACCGGTGCTGATGTTCGTCTTGGTGAGGCGGTTTCCTTCGTCATCGTACATATAGTTGTAGGTGCCGTCTGACAGCAACCGATTGTTGGCTCCGGTGCTGTACCCGCCGCCGGTGCGGTTGCCGTTATAGTCGTAGTTGTATTCTTCATCATTTGCGGTGCCGGCTCGGTGGGCATCGGTAAGCTGATCCGCGGCGTCGTAAAAGTAGTTCGCATCTTCATTGGCATGGCCATAGACCGTGAAAGAGGTCAGGTGATAGACGGAATCGTAGCCGAACGTGTAGCCGGCAAGCGTTGTGCTGCTTGCGTCGGCATGTGTCAGGCTCGTCAGGTTATCATTCGCGTCATAGGCGTACTCCGTTTCACCACCTTCGGCATCGGTCTTCTTAATCAGGCGAACCTGGTTGTCGTACGCATAGCTGGTCGGTTTCTTTCGTCATCGACACGATCGACTATGGTGATCTCTTACTGCCGGTAAACGTCTCTGGCGTTTCTCCCTATGGTGTGTGGGGAGCATTGGGATCTAAGTCGGGCGGTGAAACGGCCAACCTACCGTAGTCTCACGCTCACAGAAAAGTGCACTCGTCTCCGGAAACGTCCGATCCGGGGACGGCGATAACCGATGTCCAAGGCCACGTGGAGATGGGGACCGTCATGCCTGGTGACGGTGTCCTTCCCAGTAAATACTCAGTCACCGTCAGCAAGTCGATCGATGATCCAAAATTGAAGAATCGGAGGAAGCCCCGACGGGACGCTATTACTCAATCCCGCAGCTCTACCACGTGCCCAAGAAATACCTCGACCCAAAATCCTCTGGCTTGACGGCAACCGTTCAGAAAGGCGAAACAAATACCGTGCAACTCGATCTCAAGAACCAGTAACAAAACAGTTCGCCGGGGTTTCCAGATCAGCTTCTGGTAGAAGTACTACCGGATGTATGACGCTTGGTTGTTTTTTCCCCAAGGGCTGAATAGCACTGGCCACTCCCACTCACCTAGCCCATGACGAACGGGAGCAGTCACATTAGGTGACCAACGTGCTGGATGGTTGCTCGATCCTTGCTAGATCGTCGGGCCGACGCGTCCACCTTGATTCAGAAAATGAGTGTAAGTCACGGTGGTGTGAACGCCCTACTGGCCCAGCCGGATCAATTGATGCCATCCCGCCAATGGGCTTAGCCCGGGTTGAGCCATCGAACTTCAAATACGCTCAGGTCGAACCACCTTCGGTCAATCCGATTCGGCATCTGATGCTTATCCAAGAATCTCTGCCTAATTGTATTGGAGCGTGCTGACGTCGATTCGACGAACAGAAGCTGCGAATTGTGAAACAGCTTCTTTGTCGCGCTATGCTGCAAAAGTTGATGGCAATGGTTTGAGCTTACGCACAACTACCTTCGGTTGCTTAGAGCACCCATCTAGGAAAAGTCTCAGTTGAGCGGAAAAAAACGGACTTACCATGGAGTGGACTTCAGGTAACACTGTAATGGAGTCAGTTTCGTTTTCGTGAGTATGGGGAAAAGCGACGATCGCACCATGGATGCAGCTCAGTTTGTCCAGATCCGAGACCAGCTAAGAATGAGTCCAGGGAGCTGGAGCAAGATTAGCGATAGTTCTCAAG encodes:
- a CDS encoding RHS repeat-associated core domain-containing protein — encoded protein: MYGPNVDQILASEEVTSTSSAGDVLWALTDHLGTVRDLVDYNAGTDTTTVQNHLAYNSFGNIVSETSSAVDFLFAFTGRERDEENDLQYNRARYYDAAVGKWISEDPIGFGAGDVNLSRYVFANPLAHSDPSGLKILKIKRVTFNDLGMSFERIDFINKPPLFNGYSDAEFVSLKKPGWQLVKALGKESTFSWAEAHRDVFPLIAKDGYPSSSSTSVFLAPANNAWKTQTELGCFGVTGLGINRTQQEVLRYPLQGKYGYPTFGRAMAAKMKLERDNPSATFEIISLTFPGYKVTETTQPAIHIRADGTVSIDTAAPGRRYDFQYYDPERNLWFGATDSITVINGRQGKPVIISPEGHLIHAANIFGGVYYDPLTGPTPGWSWQNAVYVVYFVVSAGEGPQGPADNICLEELE